The Flavobacterium piscisymbiosum genome includes a region encoding these proteins:
- the ggt gene encoding gamma-glutamyltransferase codes for MKKIVFLFSFISICSFAQQTAKPTGLVATKAMVVSARQEASKVGAEIIQKGGNAFDAMVATELALAVAYPYAGNLGGGGFMVYRKANGEVGSLDYREKAPLAATKDMFLDKDGNVIKGKSTETALAIGVPGTIAGVFAVHKKLGSMTMSEILKPVIALAERGVVVTKKQEKRLQDYHDAIVKINGPNTLLAGNFKENDTIKYPALANTLKRIAKNGRNEFYKGETAKILVNYLQKKGGIITLKDLEKYEAKWRKPLQFNYKDLKITSMSPPSSGGICLAQIMKMIAPYDLAKMGHNSEESIQVIVEAERRAYADRSQFLGDPDFVKIPINGLLSDSYLKGRMSSFDTNKASLSSEIKEGKVNFNESTETTHYSIVDAQGNAVAATTTLNDGYGSKYYCDELGFFLNNEMDDFSAKPGSPNMFGLVGNEANSIAPQKRMLSSMTPTIVEKNGKLFMVVGSPGGSTIITSVLQAILNVYEYNLSMQDAVNAPRFHHQWLPDLITFEPNAFDKNTIDKLKAKGYLINEKTTPVIGKLDCILVLPNNTLEGGADSRGDDTAVGF; via the coding sequence ATGAAAAAAATAGTCTTTTTATTCAGCTTTATTTCTATATGTAGTTTTGCCCAACAAACTGCAAAACCAACCGGATTAGTAGCCACAAAAGCTATGGTGGTTTCGGCGCGCCAGGAAGCCTCTAAAGTGGGTGCGGAAATTATTCAAAAAGGCGGAAATGCATTTGACGCTATGGTTGCCACCGAATTAGCATTGGCAGTTGCATACCCTTACGCAGGAAATTTAGGTGGTGGCGGATTTATGGTTTACAGAAAAGCAAACGGCGAAGTGGGATCTTTAGATTATCGCGAAAAAGCGCCTTTGGCAGCAACAAAAGACATGTTTCTGGATAAAGACGGAAATGTTATAAAAGGTAAAAGTACCGAAACTGCTCTTGCCATTGGTGTTCCAGGAACTATTGCAGGAGTTTTTGCGGTTCATAAAAAATTAGGTTCTATGACCATGTCTGAAATTCTAAAACCTGTAATTGCGTTGGCAGAAAGAGGTGTTGTTGTAACCAAAAAACAAGAAAAAAGACTGCAGGATTATCATGATGCGATTGTAAAAATAAATGGTCCTAATACATTATTAGCGGGTAATTTTAAAGAAAATGATACCATAAAATATCCGGCTCTTGCCAATACTTTAAAACGCATTGCAAAAAACGGAAGAAACGAATTCTATAAAGGCGAAACGGCTAAAATCTTAGTGAATTATCTTCAGAAAAAAGGCGGAATTATAACGCTGAAAGATTTAGAGAAATACGAGGCCAAATGGAGAAAGCCATTACAATTTAATTACAAAGATTTAAAAATAACTTCGATGTCACCTCCAAGCAGCGGCGGAATCTGTCTGGCGCAAATCATGAAAATGATTGCTCCTTATGATTTAGCCAAAATGGGACATAACTCTGAAGAATCGATTCAGGTAATTGTTGAAGCTGAAAGAAGAGCTTACGCCGACAGAAGTCAGTTTTTGGGAGATCCTGATTTTGTAAAAATTCCCATTAACGGGTTATTATCTGATTCTTATTTAAAAGGCAGAATGTCATCTTTTGATACAAACAAAGCCAGTTTATCATCAGAAATAAAAGAAGGAAAAGTAAATTTTAATGAAAGTACCGAAACTACTCATTATTCGATTGTTGATGCACAAGGAAATGCCGTTGCTGCCACCACAACACTTAACGATGGTTACGGATCTAAATATTATTGTGATGAATTGGGTTTCTTTTTGAATAATGAAATGGACGATTTCAGCGCCAAACCGGGTTCTCCAAATATGTTTGGTCTGGTAGGAAATGAAGCGAACAGCATCGCACCACAAAAAAGAATGCTTAGTTCCATGACTCCAACAATTGTCGAGAAAAACGGTAAATTGTTTATGGTTGTAGGTTCTCCGGGAGGATCAACGATTATTACAAGTGTATTACAAGCTATTTTAAATGTTTACGAATACAATTTAAGCATGCAGGATGCTGTAAATGCGCCGCGTTTTCACCATCAATGGTTACCGGACTTAATTACTTTTGAGCCCAATGCTTTTGACAAAAATACTATCGACAAACTAAAAGCGAAAGGATATTTAATCAACGAAAAAACAACTCCGGTAATTGGTAAATTAGACTGTATATTAGTTTTACCAAATAACACTCTCGAAGGTGGCGCAGATTCCCGAGGAGACGATACAGCAGTTGGTTTTTAA
- a CDS encoding chloride channel protein, whose product MLKKYFRRLESIIALAQSLMTPKQFIFLSSVLIGVSCSLAVIVLKTFAHSVFSFATYINGILKLSFINSILPIVGIVLTVFVVKRVLNGSIEKGTSQILYAVAKKASIIPRKQMYAQIVTSSLTVGLGGSAGLESPIVITGAAFGSNFAQNFKLPYKDRTLLIGCGVAAGISAAFNAPIAGVLFAIEVLLVDVSISAFTPIMISAATGALVSAIVLDETILLSFKKQEAFNYHNIPFYVLLGILTGFIAVYYARNFQRVEHYFSNLKVGPYRKALIGSSLLALLIFIFPTLFGEGYESIKTLSESDPGQILDNTLFADFRNNQWVLLLFVGCTMMVKVFASGLTLGSGGNGGNFAPSLFLGSYLGYFFSKFISLIGLSKLPISNFTMVGMAGILSGLFHAPLTAIFLIAEITGGYSLMIPLMIVSSISFAISKRFEKYSLDVKGLAKKGHAFTSNKDSNILSTLDIDTIIQCDYLTVHPDENLSKLVDLISHSNQVVFAVVDNEKDLVGVVHFNDIREIIFNNYRVKYTLIKDVMKTPLATISSNDSMEIVMKKFELSKSAFLPVLRNGKYFGFISKSIALEAYRTKLRSMTIE is encoded by the coding sequence ATGCTAAAAAAATATTTCAGAAGACTCGAAAGCATCATCGCTTTGGCACAATCATTAATGACTCCAAAGCAGTTTATTTTTTTATCAAGTGTTTTAATTGGTGTTTCCTGCTCTTTGGCGGTAATTGTTCTTAAAACCTTTGCTCACAGCGTTTTCTCTTTTGCGACCTACATCAATGGTATTTTAAAACTAAGTTTCATTAATAGTATCCTTCCAATTGTGGGAATTGTGCTGACTGTTTTTGTGGTAAAAAGAGTTCTTAACGGAAGCATCGAAAAAGGAACTTCTCAGATTTTATATGCTGTTGCTAAAAAAGCAAGTATTATTCCAAGGAAACAAATGTACGCCCAAATTGTTACTAGTTCCTTAACAGTTGGTTTAGGAGGTTCTGCAGGTTTAGAAAGCCCTATCGTAATTACAGGAGCGGCATTTGGATCTAATTTTGCTCAAAATTTTAAATTACCCTATAAAGACAGAACATTGCTTATTGGATGCGGAGTTGCTGCGGGAATTTCTGCAGCTTTTAATGCGCCAATTGCCGGAGTTCTTTTTGCAATAGAAGTTTTATTAGTCGACGTAAGCATTTCGGCCTTTACGCCTATTATGATTTCTGCCGCGACCGGTGCTTTGGTTTCTGCTATCGTTTTGGATGAAACTATTTTATTATCGTTTAAAAAACAAGAAGCTTTTAACTATCATAATATCCCTTTTTATGTTCTGTTAGGAATTCTGACAGGTTTTATAGCCGTTTATTACGCTCGAAATTTCCAGAGAGTCGAACATTATTTTTCAAATTTAAAAGTGGGTCCTTATAGAAAAGCCTTAATTGGTTCTTCGTTATTGGCATTACTTATTTTTATATTTCCAACACTTTTTGGAGAGGGTTACGAAAGCATTAAAACCTTATCTGAAAGTGATCCCGGACAAATATTAGACAATACTTTATTTGCTGATTTTAGAAACAATCAATGGGTGCTGCTTCTTTTTGTGGGATGCACGATGATGGTAAAAGTATTCGCTTCAGGATTAACTCTTGGAAGCGGTGGTAACGGAGGGAATTTTGCTCCTTCCCTATTTTTAGGATCTTACTTAGGTTACTTTTTCTCGAAATTCATTAGCCTTATTGGTTTATCAAAATTACCTATCAGCAATTTTACAATGGTTGGAATGGCCGGTATCCTGAGCGGATTATTTCATGCACCGCTTACTGCCATTTTCTTAATCGCCGAAATTACCGGAGGTTATAGTTTGATGATTCCGCTGATGATTGTTTCCTCGATAAGTTTTGCTATTTCTAAACGTTTCGAAAAATATTCTCTTGATGTAAAAGGTTTGGCTAAAAAAGGTCACGCTTTTACGAGTAACAAAGACTCTAATATTCTTTCCACTTTAGATATTGATACTATTATTCAATGCGACTATTTAACGGTTCATCCGGATGAAAATTTAAGCAAACTGGTTGATCTTATTTCACACTCGAATCAGGTTGTTTTTGCGGTTGTTGATAATGAAAAAGATTTGGTTGGTGTGGTTCATTTTAATGATATTCGGGAAATTATATTCAACAACTATCGAGTTAAATATACTTTGATAAAAGATGTTATGAAAACACCTTTGGCAACGATTTCATCTAATGACAGCATGGAAATTGTGATGAAAAAATTCGAACTGTCAAAATCAGCTTTTCTTCCTGTTTTACGAAACGGAAAATATTTCGGATTTATTTCTAAGTCTATTGCACTTGAAGCTTACAGAACAAAGCTTCGTTCTATGACTATTGAGTAA
- a CDS encoding alpha-xenorhabdolysin family binary toxin subunit A: protein MNLSNTTQTLDMGPGVIAQSSVKGGPAFILSASEWFTIQTYVINALALPTTDAAFKTLLGSGAPGDMTPFKPLISAYGTINTHVTSWQTDTFPKSVSLASDIYNYAQQAPIYYAPILPLAKKLTANPDDKEAKDELTAILGVLSKSASSHHDKAKEVAEKIQTFATQTQADKVVLNGSDGKGGLQKEYKDKYGESSEDVIRLSKEIEAQKLVLKAANEEYDHDVIVAATTPTYAWVWPFGTVAAAIVAGVYGDKAVKALERVRAAQQQINTMSAELAADAQLIINITTATSSITDILGKIEAALPIIQKIQGVWGAISDDLNNIIQTIDTNIAEALPIIMNLGVQTAINEWTEVGDLAQAYRLHAYVTVQK from the coding sequence ATGAACTTATCAAACACAACTCAGACATTAGACATGGGACCTGGCGTAATTGCCCAGTCATCAGTTAAAGGCGGACCAGCATTTATTCTTTCTGCTTCCGAATGGTTTACAATTCAAACCTACGTAATAAATGCTTTGGCTCTGCCTACGACAGATGCAGCGTTTAAAACTTTATTAGGGTCAGGCGCACCCGGGGATATGACTCCGTTTAAACCATTAATCAGTGCTTATGGAACCATTAACACGCATGTTACAAGCTGGCAGACTGATACTTTTCCTAAAAGTGTTTCGCTGGCATCAGATATTTATAATTATGCACAGCAAGCACCTATTTATTATGCACCCATTTTACCATTGGCAAAAAAACTAACTGCAAATCCTGATGATAAAGAAGCTAAAGATGAACTGACAGCCATTTTGGGAGTACTTTCAAAATCAGCTTCAAGTCATCATGACAAAGCGAAAGAAGTCGCAGAGAAAATCCAGACTTTTGCAACACAGACACAGGCAGATAAAGTAGTTTTAAATGGTTCTGACGGAAAAGGAGGCCTACAAAAGGAATACAAAGATAAATATGGTGAAAGCAGTGAAGATGTCATCAGGCTGTCTAAAGAAATCGAAGCTCAAAAATTGGTTTTGAAGGCAGCAAATGAAGAATATGACCATGATGTAATTGTGGCCGCGACTACACCAACTTATGCCTGGGTATGGCCTTTTGGAACTGTTGCAGCTGCGATTGTTGCCGGTGTTTATGGAGATAAAGCTGTAAAAGCACTTGAAAGAGTAAGGGCGGCACAACAGCAAATTAATACGATGAGTGCAGAGCTAGCTGCAGATGCACAGTTAATCATCAATATTACTACTGCAACTTCTAGTATTACTGATATTTTAGGAAAAATTGAAGCAGCCTTGCCTATCATCCAAAAAATTCAGGGAGTTTGGGGGGCAATTTCTGATGACTTGAATAATATTATTCAGACTATTGATACCAATATCGCCGAAGCACTGCCAATTATCATGAATCTTGGAGTTCAAACAGCTATTAATGAGTGGACAGAAGTGGGAGATTTAGCTCAGGCTTATCGTTTACATGCGTATGTAACTGTTCAAAAATAA
- the uvrA gene encoding excinuclease ABC subunit UvrA, with translation MLEKDNTIEVLGARVHNLKNIDISIPREKLVVITGLSGSGKSSLAFDTIYAEGQRRYVETFSAYARQFLGGLERPDVDKIDGLSPVIAIEQKTTSKSPRSTVGTITEIYDFLRLLYARGADAYSYNTGEKMVSYSDEQIKDLIIQDFKGKRINILAPVIRARKGHYAELFQQITKQGFLKVRVNGEVQDLVSGMKLDRYKTHDIEIVVDRMLIEDTEDNQKRLSESINTAMHHGENVLMILDQDTNEVRYFSRNLMCPTTGISYQNPEPNLFSFNSPKGACPHCNGLGTVHEINIKKIIPNPKLSIKAGGFAPLGEYKSSWIFKQLEVIGEKFSFKITDPIEKIPEEAMTMILHGGKDKFVVNSKDLGVTRDYKIDFEGISHFIKNQFDETSSTTIKRWAKDFMDEVNCPVCDGSRLKKEALFFKINGKNIVELCDMDISDLTVWFQDLNKHLSDKQLLIASEVVKEIKDRLNFLMNVGLNYLALSRSSKSLSGGEAQRIRLATQIGSQLVGVLYILDEPSIGLHQRDNEKLIHSLEQLRDIGNSVIVVEHDKDMIERADYVIDIGPKAGKYGGEIISIGTPAETLKSDTITAQYLNGKMKLEIPKERRKGNGKFLKLTGATGNNLKNVSIELPLGQLICVTGVSGSGKSTLINETLYPILNAYYFNGVKKPQPYKKIEGLEHIDKVIDIDQSPIGRTPRSNPATYTEVFTEIRNLFTMTSESMIRGYKAGRFSFNVKGGRCETCEGSGVRTIEMNFLPDVYVECETCQGKRFNRETLEIRYKGKSISDVLNMTVDEAVPFFENIPKIYRKVKTIQDVGLGYITLGQQSTTLSGGEAQRIKLAGELSKKDTGNTFYILDEPTTGLHFEDIRVLMDVINKLVDKGNTILVIEHNMDVIKLADYVIDIGPEGGKGGGQLIAKGTPEEVAKNKKSYTAKFLKKELE, from the coding sequence ATGTTAGAAAAAGACAATACAATTGAAGTTCTTGGTGCAAGAGTTCATAATCTAAAAAATATAGATATTTCTATTCCGCGTGAAAAACTGGTGGTTATTACCGGTTTATCAGGTTCGGGAAAATCCTCTTTGGCCTTTGATACCATTTATGCCGAGGGGCAACGTCGTTATGTAGAAACTTTTTCGGCTTATGCCAGACAGTTTCTTGGCGGATTAGAACGTCCTGATGTAGACAAAATTGACGGACTTTCGCCAGTAATTGCGATCGAACAAAAAACAACGAGTAAGAGTCCGCGTTCAACCGTTGGAACTATTACAGAAATATACGATTTCCTAAGACTTCTTTACGCTCGTGGTGCTGACGCTTATAGTTACAACACAGGCGAAAAAATGGTTTCGTATTCTGATGAGCAAATCAAAGATTTGATTATTCAGGATTTTAAAGGGAAAAGAATCAATATTCTCGCACCGGTAATTCGAGCCAGAAAAGGGCATTATGCAGAGTTATTCCAGCAAATAACCAAACAAGGTTTCCTTAAAGTTCGTGTAAATGGCGAAGTACAGGATTTGGTTTCCGGAATGAAACTGGATCGTTATAAAACACACGATATCGAGATTGTAGTCGACAGAATGTTGATCGAAGATACCGAAGACAATCAAAAAAGATTATCTGAAAGTATCAATACCGCCATGCATCATGGCGAAAATGTTTTGATGATTTTAGATCAGGACACCAATGAAGTTCGTTATTTCAGTAGAAACTTAATGTGTCCTACAACAGGAATTTCGTATCAAAACCCAGAACCAAATTTATTCTCTTTCAACTCTCCAAAAGGAGCTTGTCCGCATTGTAACGGATTGGGAACCGTTCACGAAATCAATATCAAAAAGATTATTCCAAATCCTAAATTATCGATAAAAGCAGGAGGTTTTGCTCCGCTTGGCGAATATAAATCATCCTGGATTTTTAAACAGCTGGAAGTTATTGGAGAGAAATTTAGCTTCAAGATAACAGATCCGATTGAGAAAATTCCGGAAGAAGCCATGACCATGATTTTGCATGGTGGGAAAGATAAATTCGTTGTTAATTCTAAAGATTTAGGAGTTACACGCGACTATAAAATAGATTTTGAAGGAATCTCGCATTTTATCAAAAATCAGTTTGACGAAACTTCTTCGACCACTATAAAACGTTGGGCAAAAGATTTTATGGATGAAGTAAATTGTCCGGTTTGTGATGGTTCGCGTTTGAAAAAAGAAGCTTTATTTTTTAAAATAAACGGAAAAAATATCGTCGAATTATGCGATATGGATATTTCTGATCTGACTGTTTGGTTCCAGGATTTAAACAAACATTTATCAGACAAACAACTTTTAATCGCTTCAGAAGTAGTAAAAGAAATCAAAGACCGTTTGAATTTCCTTATGAATGTTGGTTTGAATTATTTGGCTTTAAGCCGAAGTTCAAAATCACTTTCGGGTGGTGAAGCACAACGTATTCGATTAGCGACTCAAATTGGTTCGCAATTAGTTGGTGTTTTATATATTCTGGACGAGCCAAGTATTGGTTTACATCAAAGAGACAATGAAAAACTAATTCATTCTTTGGAACAATTACGTGACATAGGAAACTCGGTTATTGTGGTAGAACACGATAAAGACATGATCGAACGTGCTGATTATGTTATTGATATTGGCCCAAAAGCAGGTAAATACGGAGGAGAAATCATCAGTATTGGAACTCCTGCAGAAACTTTAAAATCAGATACAATTACCGCTCAGTATTTGAACGGTAAAATGAAATTAGAGATTCCAAAAGAACGCCGTAAAGGAAATGGAAAATTCCTTAAACTAACCGGAGCAACCGGAAACAACTTAAAGAATGTTTCGATCGAATTGCCTTTAGGACAATTAATTTGCGTTACGGGAGTTTCAGGAAGTGGAAAATCGACTTTGATCAACGAAACGCTCTACCCTATTTTGAATGCGTATTATTTTAATGGTGTAAAAAAACCGCAACCTTATAAAAAGATTGAAGGTCTTGAACATATTGATAAAGTAATTGATATCGATCAAAGTCCGATTGGGAGAACGCCACGTTCGAATCCGGCGACTTATACAGAAGTTTTTACCGAAATTAGAAACTTGTTTACCATGACTTCTGAAAGTATGATTCGTGGTTACAAAGCGGGTCGTTTTAGTTTTAACGTAAAAGGCGGACGTTGCGAAACCTGCGAAGGTTCCGGTGTGAGAACTATCGAAATGAACTTTCTACCGGATGTTTATGTAGAATGCGAAACCTGTCAGGGAAAACGTTTTAACAGAGAAACATTGGAGATCCGATACAAAGGAAAATCAATTTCGGATGTATTGAATATGACGGTTGATGAAGCGGTTCCGTTTTTTGAAAACATTCCGAAGATTTATCGAAAAGTAAAAACAATTCAGGATGTTGGGTTAGGATATATCACACTTGGTCAGCAAAGTACAACACTTTCTGGTGGTGAAGCCCAACGTATCAAACTCGCAGGAGAATTGTCTAAAAAAGATACCGGAAATACGTTTTATATTCTGGACGAACCTACAACCGGATTGCACTTTGAAGATATTCGTGTTCTAATGGACGTGATTAACAAATTGGTAGACAAAGGAAACACAATCTTGGTTATCGAGCACAATATGGACGTGATAAAACTTGCTGATTATGTTATTGATATTGGTCCAGAAGGTGGAAAAGGCGGCGGACAATTAATCGCCAAGGGAACTCCGGAAGAAGTGGCGAAAAATAAAAAAAGCTATACGGCTAAGTTTTTGAAAAAAGAGTTAGAATAA
- a CDS encoding TIGR00730 family Rossman fold protein, which translates to MRLEDFDNDEDKVIQDRLKQKTWNEIRTNDSWAIFKIMAEFVNGYESMGRIGPCVSIFGSARTKPDDKYYLLAEKIAYKISKAGYGVITGGGPGIMEAGNKGAHLGGGISVGLNIELPFEQHFNPYIDHDKNLNFDYFFVRKVMFVKYSQGFVVMPGGFGTLDEMFEAITLIQTKKIGKFPIILVGVEFWSGLIEWVKTVLVEKMHTVSPEDLNLFKIVDTEDEVVDVLDKFYKKYDLSPNF; encoded by the coding sequence ATGAGATTAGAAGATTTTGATAATGATGAGGACAAAGTAATTCAGGACCGTTTGAAACAAAAAACGTGGAATGAAATTAGAACAAATGATAGCTGGGCTATTTTTAAAATCATGGCCGAATTTGTAAACGGTTACGAAAGCATGGGACGTATTGGTCCGTGTGTATCTATTTTTGGTTCGGCGAGAACAAAACCGGACGATAAATACTATTTATTGGCAGAAAAAATTGCTTACAAAATCAGTAAAGCTGGTTACGGTGTGATCACAGGAGGGGGCCCCGGAATCATGGAAGCTGGTAATAAAGGTGCGCATTTAGGAGGCGGAATTTCGGTGGGATTAAATATCGAATTGCCTTTTGAACAACACTTTAACCCGTATATCGATCACGATAAAAACCTGAATTTCGATTATTTCTTTGTGAGAAAAGTAATGTTCGTAAAATATTCGCAAGGTTTTGTGGTAATGCCAGGAGGTTTTGGAACTCTTGACGAAATGTTTGAAGCGATTACGTTGATTCAGACCAAGAAAATCGGGAAATTCCCAATTATATTAGTTGGTGTTGAATTCTGGTCAGGATTGATCGAATGGGTAAAAACAGTTTTGGTAGAAAAAATGCATACTGTTAGTCCAGAGGATTTGAACTTATTTAAGATCGTTGACACTGAAGATGAAGTGGTTGATGTATTGGATAAATTCTACAAGAAATACGATTTAAGTCCTAATTTCTAA
- a CDS encoding aminopeptidase — protein sequence MEVAVNLELKTLNVKQDITYYNTSNDSLISIVLNDWNNAFSGKNTPLAKRFSDEFYRGFHLAKAAERGNTTILNLTDSDNMALEWERTEKNPDFVVVKLNRKLYPGEKIDLHLVYISKIPSDKFTRYGFDQNGGMNLKNWFLSPARFENHRFMKYNNYNLDDIANASTDYEISIKIPNQYSITTDLNSVSEDATNSLFKTYSYSGANRTDFNLFIEKQNNFVSYDNGSLEVLTNLKNKKLSEVQKAIIINRVVTFASAFIGKYPHQKITVSQVDYDRNPFYGLNQLPSFISPFSDDFIFEITFLKTYLNNYLKNSLKLDPRKDNWVYDGIQIYTMMQYMEENHRDQKMLGRLSNMKLFKSYNITNLTFNEQYSYYYMLMARKNLDQPLGDPKNTLIKFNEQIASKYRAGLSLSYLDDYLNHDIVPESVQEFYNLNKTEQTNRYDFEKILTKNSAKNIDWFFNTIIDSRDIIDYKFSNVLRTKDSVQFQIKNKTDNFVPIPVYGLKKNEVVFKKWIEPKNTDSIYEFDRKNADKIVLNYDNEVPEYNQRNNWKSLKSVVITNRPIKFNFAKDLEDPYYNQILYIPTLTYNLYDGFTPGIRFHNKTILDKPFTFDINPAYSIKAGTISGSSAFVYNQYYRNSTLYNVRYSVSQNYFHYAPDATYLRLNPMVQFRIREENFRDNRKQLIMFRQVIVNREASQYITDNSKPNYSVFNARYSNTKTELIDHFSFMTDVQFGGNFGKVAGEVEYRRLFENNHKLNLRLYAGSFLYNTTNSDYFSFGLDRPTDYMFDYNFYGRSESTGFFSQQYVMAEGGFKSKLAPAYANQWMTALNASYSVWNWIEVYGDIGFMKNKHQSENFVYDSGIRLNLVPDYFELYFPVYSNNGWEISQNKYNEKIRFVITLSPKTLVNLFTRKWF from the coding sequence ATGGAGGTGGCGGTTAATCTCGAGCTAAAAACACTGAATGTAAAACAGGATATTACCTATTATAATACCTCTAATGATTCTTTGATTTCGATTGTTTTGAACGATTGGAATAATGCATTCTCTGGAAAGAATACACCATTGGCCAAAAGATTTTCGGATGAGTTTTATAGAGGTTTTCACCTAGCGAAAGCTGCAGAAAGAGGAAATACTACTATTTTGAATTTGACAGATTCAGATAATATGGCACTTGAATGGGAAAGAACGGAAAAGAATCCCGATTTTGTGGTCGTAAAACTAAACCGAAAATTATATCCCGGAGAGAAAATTGATTTACATCTTGTTTATATTTCAAAAATCCCGAGTGATAAATTTACTCGTTATGGCTTTGATCAAAATGGCGGAATGAATCTAAAAAACTGGTTCTTAAGCCCTGCGCGTTTTGAGAATCATCGTTTTATGAAATACAATAACTATAATCTGGACGATATTGCAAACGCAAGTACGGATTATGAAATTTCTATAAAAATCCCCAATCAATACTCGATTACTACCGATTTGAACTCGGTGTCCGAAGACGCGACAAATTCATTATTTAAAACCTACTCTTATTCCGGAGCCAACAGAACTGATTTTAATTTGTTTATCGAAAAGCAAAATAATTTTGTAAGCTATGACAATGGTTCGCTGGAAGTACTTACAAATCTTAAAAACAAAAAACTTAGCGAAGTTCAGAAAGCCATTATTATAAATAGAGTCGTAACTTTTGCCAGCGCTTTTATAGGTAAATATCCGCATCAAAAAATTACTGTTTCTCAGGTAGATTATGACCGAAATCCGTTTTATGGACTCAATCAGTTACCGTCATTTATTAGTCCGTTTTCTGATGATTTTATATTTGAAATCACCTTTTTAAAAACGTATCTGAATAATTATTTAAAAAATAGTTTAAAACTAGATCCGCGAAAAGACAATTGGGTGTATGACGGAATCCAGATTTATACCATGATGCAATACATGGAGGAAAACCATAGGGATCAAAAAATGCTAGGAAGACTTTCTAATATGAAACTCTTTAAAAGTTACAATATTACCAATCTTACTTTCAACGAGCAATACAGCTATTATTATATGCTGATGGCCCGCAAAAATCTGGACCAACCGCTTGGGGACCCAAAAAACACCTTGATAAAATTCAACGAGCAAATTGCCAGTAAATATCGCGCAGGATTAAGTCTGAGTTATTTAGATGATTATCTGAATCATGATATTGTTCCTGAAAGTGTACAGGAATTTTACAACCTAAATAAAACCGAACAAACCAATCGTTATGATTTTGAAAAAATACTAACTAAAAATAGCGCTAAAAATATTGATTGGTTTTTTAATACTATTATCGACTCGAGAGATATTATCGATTATAAATTTTCGAATGTTTTGAGAACAAAAGACAGTGTTCAGTTTCAGATCAAAAATAAAACCGATAACTTTGTTCCCATTCCGGTTTATGGACTTAAGAAAAACGAAGTCGTTTTTAAAAAATGGATTGAACCCAAAAACACGGATTCTATTTATGAATTCGATCGTAAAAATGCTGATAAAATTGTACTGAATTACGATAATGAAGTTCCTGAATACAACCAGAGAAACAACTGGAAATCGCTGAAAAGTGTTGTAATAACGAATCGTCCTATCAAGTTTAATTTTGCCAAAGACTTAGAAGATCCCTATTACAACCAAATTTTATACATTCCTACGCTTACTTATAATTTGTACGATGGTTTTACGCCGGGAATTCGTTTTCATAACAAAACGATTCTGGATAAACCTTTTACTTTTGATATTAATCCTGCTTATTCTATAAAGGCCGGAACAATTTCAGGTTCGTCAGCGTTTGTGTACAATCAATATTACAGAAACAGTACACTTTATAATGTGAGATATTCTGTGAGTCAGAATTATTTTCATTATGCGCCTGATGCAACCTATTTAAGATTGAATCCGATGGTTCAGTTTAGAATTCGCGAAGAGAATTTTAGAGACAATCGAAAACAACTTATTATGTTTCGACAAGTCATTGTAAATCGTGAAGCCAGTCAGTATATAACCGATAATTCTAAACCCAATTATTCTGTTTTTAATGCGCGTTATTCGAATACCAAAACCGAATTAATCGATCATTTTAGTTTTATGACCGATGTGCAATTTGGCGGAAACTTTGGTAAAGTTGCCGGAGAGGTAGAATATCGACGATTATTTGAAAACAACCATAAACTGAATTTAAGATTGTACGCCGGAAGTTTTTTATACAACACAACAAATTCAGATTATTTTAGTTTTGGTTTAGACCGTCCAACCGATTATATGTTCGATTATAATTTTTACGGACGATCAGAAAGTACCGGATTTTTTAGTCAGCAATATGTTATGGCCGAAGGTGGTTTTAAATCGAAACTAGCCCCAGCCTACGCCAATCAATGGATGACAGCATTAAACGCCAGTTATTCGGTCTGGAACTGGATTGAGGTTTACGGCGATATTGGGTTTATGAAAAATAAACACCAAAGTGAGAATTTTGTTTATGATAGCGGTATCAGATTAAATTTGGTTCCGGATTATTTTGAACTTTATTTCCCTGTTTACTCGAATAACGGATGGGAAATTTCTCAAAACAAATACAACGAAAAAATACGATTTGTAATCACACTTTCGCCAAAAACATTAGTTAATCTTTTTACTAGAAAATGGTTTTAA